One window of Nymphaea colorata isolate Beijing-Zhang1983 chromosome 1, ASM883128v2, whole genome shotgun sequence genomic DNA carries:
- the LOC116264873 gene encoding uncharacterized protein LOC116264873 produces the protein MPSSESSVGSFLRQLSHRDPWSSSKRWSKKQPPEKTLSQMEGLNLHENGMVLRKRVMVVVDSSTRAKHAMMWALTHVANKGDLLTLLQIIPPSTSRGALVTSGDRTSHLANSLGSLCKACRPEVEVEALVIQGPKVSTVISQVKKLEASVLVLGQKKPSPLSCLFQSSSEEFVEQCIKHADCLTLAVRKQSRSVGGYLISTRWQKNFWLLA, from the exons ATGCCTTCCTCCGAGTCCTCTGTTGGTTCCTTCTTGAGGCAGTTGAGCCACAGGGACCCTTGGAGCTCGTCGAAGAGGTGGAGCAAGAAGCAGCCGCCGGAGAAGACGCTCAGCCAGATGGAGGGCCTGAATCTCCATGAGAATGGGATGGTGCTGAGGAAGAGGGTCATGGTGGTCGTCGACTCCTCGACGCGCGCCAAGCACGCCATGATGTGGGCTCTGACCCATGTAGCCAACAAGGGTGATCTCCTCACTCTACTTCAGATCATACCACCAAGCACCAGCAGGGGCGCCCTTGTCACCAGCGGTGATAGGACCTCCCATCTTGCCAACAGCCTCGGATCCCTTTGCAAGGCATGCAGGCCAGAG GTTGAAGTTGAGGCCCTTGTGATCCAAGGGCCTAAAGTGTCAACAGTCATCAGCCAAGTGAAGAAACTTGAAGCATCTGTTCTGGTTTTGGGCCAGAAGAAGCCTTCTCCTCTCAGCTG CCTGTTCCAGAGCAGCAGTGAGGAGTTCGTGGAGCAGTGCATCAAGCACGCCGACTGCCTAACCTTGGCTGTCAGGAAGCAGAGCAGGAGCGTCGGTGGGTACCTCATCAGCACTAGATGGCAGAAAAACTTCTGGCTTCTTGCTTGA